A stretch of the Musa acuminata AAA Group cultivar baxijiao chromosome BXJ2-7, Cavendish_Baxijiao_AAA, whole genome shotgun sequence genome encodes the following:
- the LOC103992095 gene encoding condensin complex subunit 2 isoform X1 produces the protein MGDDDYGHRTPLSKAPRAAAPKTPMASRLQSPPFPLGSNDDQLERAQARAAARAASVRRRSSAPNPSFSSGVASDFMDRSQIMDLFHNCIKLASENKINQKNTWELGLIDHLSEIIRVSPEDDDETNFQKASCTLEAGVKIYSMRVDSVHSEAYKVLGGINRAGREEDNDNMETVDNIDTAQADGLSKKDLERKMSPLLTLESSFDALNLKKFDVAFVVDPLYHQTSAQFDEGGAKGLLLNNLGVYGGCRVLFDSFEYPEKCMSSGIENDQPEFIDLSFAKDYIEKMMIYMPATNDISPTLRDIVNQFDEDNRRPPDINCSAQVPLVDDYVPENNHIELGEIASDDDCGPWNLDHDHQLSIVDDNSTSTNLNFTSHQEEDFDCTFGGPIVEEKFEKIADFLSLGLGFTSKSNAWAGPDHWKYRKVKGTEQVQPPDTNSEIVNRKPRNRKEARDVDFTKSLENDISDIFAPPKNPKSLTLPVNKATVVITLPEDCHYRPESLVKLFLLPNVMCLGKKGRKFSDEPRQDDESSAQLTSWDNDSTTYDNFDDGTACSDADDPGSLVCQPRQVRKVDIQYDKVSKQVDVHALKDMLWNHIQDSVQTSNVKQDCEATVSLRQVLQHFPTDCPAAAAKDISPHLIFICLLHLANEYSLSIHDHPSLDELDIHIPSSALVK, from the exons ATGGGCGATGATGACTACGGCCACCGCACTCCGCTGTCCAAGGCGCCCCGGGCCGCTGCGCCGAAGACCCCGATGGCCTCCCGGCTGCAGTCCCCGCCGTTCCCCCTCGGCTCCAACGACGACCAGCTCGAGCGCGCCCAGGCACGCGCTGCCGCCCGCGCCGCCTCCGTCCGACGCAGGTCCTCCGCCCCCAACCCTTCCTTCTCCTCCGGCGTGGCCAGCGACTTCATGGACCGCAGCCAGATCATGGATCTCTTTCATAATTGCATCAAGCTCGCCAGCGAGAAC AAAATTAACCAGAAAAATACATGGGAGCTGGGCCTGATAGATCACCTCAGTGAGATCATCAGGGTTAGTCCTGAAGACGATGATGAGACCAATTTCCAAAAG GCAAGTTGTACTCTGGAAGCTGGGGTGAAGATATACTCGATGAGAGTTGATTCAGTGCACTCGGAGGCATATAAGGTTCTTGGAGGGATCAATCGAGCTGGCCGAGAAGAAGATAATG ATAACATGGAAACAGTTGATAACATTGATACTGCACAAGCAGATGGCCTTTCTAAGAAGGACCTGGAAAGAAAG ATGTCACCTCTGTTGACATTGGAGTCATCTTTCGACGCGCTTAATTTGAAAAAGTTTGATG TGGCATTCGTTGTTGATCCTCTGTATCATCAGACTTCTGCACAATTTGATGAAGGTGGAGCTAAGGGTCTTCTATTGAACAACCTTGGAGTTTATGGTGGTTGTCGTgtactttttgattcatttgagTACCCAGAAAAGTGCATGTCATCTGGAATTGAAAATGACCAACCTGAATTTATTGATCTTTCATTTGCTAAAG ATTACATTgagaaaatgatgatttatatgccTGCAACAAATGATATTTCACCAACACTGAGGGATATTGTTAATCAGTTTGATGAAGATAATCGTAGACCACCTGACATAAATTGTTCGGCTCAAGTGCCATTGGTTGACGATTATGTACCTGAGAACAACCACATAGAGCTGGGTGAAATTGCATCTGATGATGATTGTGGACCTTGGAACCTTGATCATGATCATCAGTTGAGCATAGTTGATGACAACTCTACTAGCACAAACCTGAATTTTACAAGCCACCAGGAG GAGGATTTTGACTGCACCTTTGGTGGTCCTATTGTGGAAGAAAAGTTTGAGAAAATTGCTGATTTCTTGTCTCTAGGCTTGGGATTTACTTCAAAATCAAATGCTTGGGCAGGACCTGATCATTGGAAATATAGAAAAGTCAAAG GTACAGAACAAGTTCAACCACCGGATACCAATTCAGAAATAGTAAACAGGAAGCCAAGGAACCGAAAGGAAGCTCGTGATGTTGATTTCACAAAATCATTGGAAAATGATATCTCAGATATCTTTGCACCTCCCAAGAATCCAAAATCATTAACTTTACCTGTGAACAAGGCAACAGTTGTTATCACACTTCCAGAAGATTGTCATTACCGACCCGAAAGTCTTGTCAAGTTGTTTCTACTTCCCAATGTTATG TGTctaggaaagaaaggaagaaagttTTCTG ATGAACCAAGACAAGATGATGAGAGCTCTGCTCAATTAACATCATGGGATAATGATAGCACAACATATGATAACTTTGATGATGGGACTGCCTGTAGTGATGCAGACGATCCAGGGAGTCTTGTTTGTCAACCACGCCAG GTAAGGAAGGTGGATATTCAATATGATAAGGTATCTAAACAAGTTGATGTTCATGCACTGAAAGATATGCTCTGGAATCATATACAAGATTCGGTTCAAACCTCTAATGTG AAACAGGATTGTGAAGCCACAGTTTCTCTGAGGCAGGTTTTGCAACACTTTCCCACTGACTGCCCAGCAGCTGCTGCCAAGGATATCTCGCCACATCTAATTTTCATTTGTCTGTTGCATTTAGCTAATGAGTACTCCCTCAGCATCCATGATCATCCTAGTTTGGATGAACTTGATATACACATTCCCTCTTCGGCACTTGTCAAGTGA
- the LOC103992095 gene encoding condensin complex subunit 2 isoform X2, whose protein sequence is MGDDDYGHRTPLSKAPRAAAPKTPMASRLQSPPFPLGSNDDQLERAQARAAARAASVRRRSSAPNPSFSSGVASDFMDRSQIMDLFHNCIKLASENKINQKNTWELGLIDHLSEIIRVSPEDDDETNFQKASCTLEAGVKIYSMRVDSVHSEAYKVLGGINRAGREEDNDNMETVDNIDTAQADGLSKKDLERKMSPLLTLESSFDALNLKKFDVAFVVDPLYHQTSAQFDEGGAKGLLLNNLGVYGGCRVLFDSFEYPEKCMSSGIENDQPEFIDLSFAKDYIEKMMIYMPATNDISPTLRDIVNQFDEDNRRPPDINCSAQVPLVDDYVPENNHIELGEIASDDDCGPWNLDHDHQLSIVDDNSTSTNLNFTSHQEEDFDCTFGGPIVEEKFEKIADFLSLGLGFTSKSNAWAGPDHWKYRKVKGTEQVQPPDTNSEIVNRKPRNRKEARDVDFTKSLENDISDIFAPPKNPKSLTLPVNKATVVITLPEDCHYRPESLVKLFLLPNVMCLGKKGRKFSDEPRQDDESSAQLTSWDNDSTTYDNFDDGTACSDADDPGSLVCQPRQVRKVDIQYDKVSKQVDVHALKDMLWNHIQDSVQTSNVDCEATVSLRQVLQHFPTDCPAAAAKDISPHLIFICLLHLANEYSLSIHDHPSLDELDIHIPSSALVK, encoded by the exons ATGGGCGATGATGACTACGGCCACCGCACTCCGCTGTCCAAGGCGCCCCGGGCCGCTGCGCCGAAGACCCCGATGGCCTCCCGGCTGCAGTCCCCGCCGTTCCCCCTCGGCTCCAACGACGACCAGCTCGAGCGCGCCCAGGCACGCGCTGCCGCCCGCGCCGCCTCCGTCCGACGCAGGTCCTCCGCCCCCAACCCTTCCTTCTCCTCCGGCGTGGCCAGCGACTTCATGGACCGCAGCCAGATCATGGATCTCTTTCATAATTGCATCAAGCTCGCCAGCGAGAAC AAAATTAACCAGAAAAATACATGGGAGCTGGGCCTGATAGATCACCTCAGTGAGATCATCAGGGTTAGTCCTGAAGACGATGATGAGACCAATTTCCAAAAG GCAAGTTGTACTCTGGAAGCTGGGGTGAAGATATACTCGATGAGAGTTGATTCAGTGCACTCGGAGGCATATAAGGTTCTTGGAGGGATCAATCGAGCTGGCCGAGAAGAAGATAATG ATAACATGGAAACAGTTGATAACATTGATACTGCACAAGCAGATGGCCTTTCTAAGAAGGACCTGGAAAGAAAG ATGTCACCTCTGTTGACATTGGAGTCATCTTTCGACGCGCTTAATTTGAAAAAGTTTGATG TGGCATTCGTTGTTGATCCTCTGTATCATCAGACTTCTGCACAATTTGATGAAGGTGGAGCTAAGGGTCTTCTATTGAACAACCTTGGAGTTTATGGTGGTTGTCGTgtactttttgattcatttgagTACCCAGAAAAGTGCATGTCATCTGGAATTGAAAATGACCAACCTGAATTTATTGATCTTTCATTTGCTAAAG ATTACATTgagaaaatgatgatttatatgccTGCAACAAATGATATTTCACCAACACTGAGGGATATTGTTAATCAGTTTGATGAAGATAATCGTAGACCACCTGACATAAATTGTTCGGCTCAAGTGCCATTGGTTGACGATTATGTACCTGAGAACAACCACATAGAGCTGGGTGAAATTGCATCTGATGATGATTGTGGACCTTGGAACCTTGATCATGATCATCAGTTGAGCATAGTTGATGACAACTCTACTAGCACAAACCTGAATTTTACAAGCCACCAGGAG GAGGATTTTGACTGCACCTTTGGTGGTCCTATTGTGGAAGAAAAGTTTGAGAAAATTGCTGATTTCTTGTCTCTAGGCTTGGGATTTACTTCAAAATCAAATGCTTGGGCAGGACCTGATCATTGGAAATATAGAAAAGTCAAAG GTACAGAACAAGTTCAACCACCGGATACCAATTCAGAAATAGTAAACAGGAAGCCAAGGAACCGAAAGGAAGCTCGTGATGTTGATTTCACAAAATCATTGGAAAATGATATCTCAGATATCTTTGCACCTCCCAAGAATCCAAAATCATTAACTTTACCTGTGAACAAGGCAACAGTTGTTATCACACTTCCAGAAGATTGTCATTACCGACCCGAAAGTCTTGTCAAGTTGTTTCTACTTCCCAATGTTATG TGTctaggaaagaaaggaagaaagttTTCTG ATGAACCAAGACAAGATGATGAGAGCTCTGCTCAATTAACATCATGGGATAATGATAGCACAACATATGATAACTTTGATGATGGGACTGCCTGTAGTGATGCAGACGATCCAGGGAGTCTTGTTTGTCAACCACGCCAG GTAAGGAAGGTGGATATTCAATATGATAAGGTATCTAAACAAGTTGATGTTCATGCACTGAAAGATATGCTCTGGAATCATATACAAGATTCGGTTCAAACCTCTAATGTG GATTGTGAAGCCACAGTTTCTCTGAGGCAGGTTTTGCAACACTTTCCCACTGACTGCCCAGCAGCTGCTGCCAAGGATATCTCGCCACATCTAATTTTCATTTGTCTGTTGCATTTAGCTAATGAGTACTCCCTCAGCATCCATGATCATCCTAGTTTGGATGAACTTGATATACACATTCCCTCTTCGGCACTTGTCAAGTGA